From the genome of Psychrilyobacter atlanticus DSM 19335, one region includes:
- a CDS encoding Spy/CpxP family protein refolding chaperone, with amino-acid sequence MKKKIIVGLLMVSALSFGAGNNNVKNINNNGQRGTYHTQMMSNLSEKQQTELTKTMEDRREANYKKGLDIRSKQLELEKLLAEDKVNWKSVERVNKQISDMKAKQRLDGMKFRSDIEGKYGISMGHKGMRGNCGSTGGKHMKNGHMGNGNHMNGGNGYRNN; translated from the coding sequence ATGAAAAAGAAAATAATAGTAGGTTTATTAATGGTATCAGCACTATCTTTCGGAGCTGGAAATAATAACGTAAAAAATATTAATAACAATGGACAAAGAGGAACTTACCATACTCAAATGATGAGTAACTTATCGGAAAAACAACAAACAGAATTAACTAAGACGATGGAAGATAGAAGGGAAGCTAACTACAAAAAAGGTTTGGATATAAGATCTAAACAATTGGAATTAGAAAAACTATTAGCAGAAGATAAGGTGAATTGGAAGAGTGTAGAAAGGGTAAACAAGCAAATATCGGATATGAAAGCTAAGCAAAGATTGGATGGTATGAAATTTAGAAGTGATATAGAGGGGAAATATGGAATCTCTATGGGTCATAAGGGAATGAGAGGTAACTGTGGATCTACAGGTGGGAAACATATGAAGAACGGGCATATGGGAAATGGCAACCACATGAATGGTGGAAATGGATACAGAAATAACTAA
- a CDS encoding metal-sensing transcriptional repressor, with protein MKNETMTTIYNSITPQETKKLITKESDLVIIDVRTEKEFLYEGRLDGAILIDFEKPRIFKREIKKLDRKKTYLIYCAVGHISKEACIEMTDLGFENIFEMKGGLKSWQQDLDLICTISKLNDEEIIEARKSIITRLNKIEGQVKGMKKMLLNGEYCGDILNQSLAVKSALNSTNQEIMEMFSNVCITSEEHKKDFFKYLKKLMG; from the coding sequence ATGAAAAACGAAACAATGACAACTATATACAACTCTATTACCCCTCAAGAAACAAAAAAACTGATAACAAAAGAAAGTGACCTTGTTATCATCGATGTGAGGACTGAAAAGGAATTTTTATACGAAGGAAGGTTAGATGGTGCTATCTTGATAGACTTTGAAAAACCACGTATCTTCAAAAGAGAAATTAAAAAACTAGACAGAAAAAAAACATATCTTATTTATTGTGCCGTTGGACATATAAGTAAAGAGGCATGTATCGAGATGACTGATTTAGGGTTTGAAAATATCTTTGAAATGAAAGGTGGATTAAAATCTTGGCAACAGGATCTTGATCTGATCTGTACCATCTCAAAATTAAATGACGAGGAGATAATAGAAGCCAGAAAAAGTATTATTACCAGATTAAATAAAATTGAAGGTCAGGTAAAAGGAATGAAAAAAATGCTCCTAAATGGAGAATATTGTGGCGATATATTAAATCAATCCCTGGCTGTAAAATCAGCTCTTAACAGTACTAACCAAGAGATTATGGAGATGTTTTCCAATGTCTGTATCACATCTGAAGAACATAAGAAGGATTTTTTCAAATATTTGAAAAAATTAATGGGATAA